Proteins found in one Odocoileus virginianus isolate 20LAN1187 ecotype Illinois chromosome 10, Ovbor_1.2, whole genome shotgun sequence genomic segment:
- the LOC110141491 gene encoding caspase-13 isoform X2, whose product MAAPEETVAGPDKSEGSAATLKLCPHEEFLKLCKERAGEIYPIKQRKDRTRLALIICNTDFDHLPPRDGAALDILGMKQLLEGLGYTVEVEEKLTASDMESVLWKFAAREEHKSSDSTFLVFMSHGILDGICGTMHSDENPDVLPYDTIFQTFNNRNCLSLKDKPKVIIVQACRGANRGELWVSDSPAALVDGCSQSSENLEEDAVYKTHVEKDFIAFCSSTPHNVSWRDIKKGSLFITRLITCFQEYAWCCHLEEVFRKVQQSFEKPNVKAQMPTVERLSMTRYFYLFPGN is encoded by the exons CTCCTGAGGAAACTGTGGCTGGACCAGACAAGTCAGAAGGATCTGCAGCTACCCTCAAGCTTTGCCCTCATGAAGAATTCCTGAAACTGTGTAAAGAAAGGGCTGGAGAG ATCTATCCAATAAAGCAGAGAAAGGACCGCACTCGTCTGGCTCTCATCATATGCAATACAGACTTTGATCATCTGCCTCCCAGGGATGGTGCTGCCCTTGACATCCTCGGAATGAAGCAGCTGCTTGAGGGTCTTGGCTACACTGTGGAAGTGGAAGAGAAACTCACAGCCAGC GACATGGAATCAGTGCTGTGGAAATTTGCTGCACGCGAAGAGCACAAATCCTCAGACAGTACATTCTTGGTGTTCATGTCTCATGGCATCCTGGATGGGATCTGCGGAACTATGCACAGTGATGAAAATCCAGATGTGCTACCTTATGACACCATCTTCCAGACATTCAACAACCGTAATTGCCTTAGTCTAAAGGACAAACCTAAAGTCATCATTGTCCAGGCCTGCAGAGGTG CAAACCGTGGGGAACTGTGGGTCAGTGACTCCCCAGCAGCCCTGGTGGACGGCTGTTCCCAGTCATCCGAGAACCTGGAAGAAGACGCTGTTTACAAGACCCACGTGGAGAAGGACTTCATTGCCTTCTGTTCCTCAACACCAC ATAATGTGTCCTGGAGAGACATCAAAAAAGGTTCTCTCTTCATTACACGACTCATCACATGCTTCCAAGAATATGCTTGGTGCTGTCATCTCGAGGAAGTATTTAGGAAG gtGCAACAATCATTTGAAAAACCAAATGTTAAAGCTCAAATGCCCACTGTTGAACGACTTTCTATGACAAGGTATTTCTACCTCTTTCCTGGCAACTGA